From Riemerella anatipestifer ATCC 11845 = DSM 15868, a single genomic window includes:
- a CDS encoding SusC/RagA family TonB-linked outer membrane protein: protein MKRKLLNAGALGLFLVLGNNIQAQVKVKDSTKTRAIEEVVIVAYGKQKAKAIVGSVSSVGKDVLSTQQTSNIATAIQGSVPGVNIIGSSTPGATPTIRVRGIGSINASSDPLIIVDGAQYSGSLSNISQEEIESINVLKDGSATSLYGSRGANGVILVTTKKGRKGAPRVTVQSSLGYAAPVNQLYPLIDNNRYLNYTWEALRNSKVANGVSADLAGAQASAEVIPLLKYNPYNVKTPIDANGQLVPGAQLLWNTNWADYLLNRSAERSETSATVSGGTDQSNYFLSVNYLKQEGAVKTTNFERFSTRLNLETKIKPWLTAGLNTAYISHKRNIPAQSGTAYGSPINSIYTLSSVYPVHKRDSDGNLVYDDKGNLSYDYGAGSPSVLNSQRPFSRNVNPLGYLYDNTYLYRVNTLTLNGFVKIDFSKDLSFRSNYSLEQNNYNNHNYRNNRFGDYAAQGGAVIDRRDIASTKNFVNSLNYNKQLGNHNLTADAIVETFDRTYDYMSAMGVGLFSGIETLSGATSPSSVSGYPLQQRLVGLLGRASYNYKEKYFVEGSFRRDGSSVFSKETRWGNFFSVGGAYIVSEENFLKGNKTISFLKLKSSYGELGNNDFTDADGVKNYFPYLSTYLSGYSVGSNIGVILSSPKDAFLTWEKTASFNAGIELGLFQNRVNLNVDYYDKRSVDLVGPLVTAGSTGATSITTNIGKLRNYGWEFSINTKNVRTANFRWDTGLNFSFDRNKILALSADNKPQTVAALKRWEVGRSLYDFYIQEYAGVNPDNGNPLWYKDVTDANGKVTKVTTESYSEATRYYNRSSLPFVIGGLNNYLKYKNFDLNALVNFSFGSYIYDGDYARLMSGKFDGYSKSVDLERRWQKPGDVTDVPRLSYTTLQENQQSSRFLFKNDYVRLKALNIGYNFNKEDSEKIGLKSLRLFLQADNLFTWQTRKNIDPEQALTGLTNNRTSNLKTISFGLKLEL from the coding sequence ATGAAAAGAAAACTACTAAATGCAGGAGCATTAGGTCTGTTTTTAGTGCTTGGAAATAATATACAAGCACAAGTAAAGGTAAAAGATAGCACAAAAACGAGAGCTATCGAAGAAGTGGTAATAGTAGCCTATGGTAAACAAAAAGCCAAAGCTATAGTAGGCTCCGTGTCTAGTGTAGGGAAAGATGTATTGTCCACTCAACAAACGTCTAATATCGCAACAGCGATACAAGGGAGTGTACCAGGTGTTAACATCATAGGTTCTTCTACACCAGGAGCTACACCTACCATACGAGTGAGAGGTATTGGTTCTATCAATGCAAGTTCAGACCCACTAATCATTGTAGATGGTGCTCAATATTCGGGGAGTTTATCTAACATATCTCAAGAGGAAATAGAGAGCATCAATGTACTGAAAGATGGTTCTGCAACCTCATTATACGGTTCCAGAGGTGCTAATGGTGTTATATTAGTAACTACAAAAAAAGGTAGAAAAGGAGCTCCTAGAGTTACAGTGCAATCTTCTTTAGGATACGCCGCTCCAGTCAATCAACTTTACCCATTGATAGACAATAATAGATACCTAAATTACACTTGGGAAGCGTTAAGAAATTCTAAAGTAGCAAACGGAGTATCTGCAGATTTAGCAGGAGCTCAAGCCTCTGCTGAAGTTATCCCATTATTAAAATACAACCCATACAATGTAAAAACTCCTATAGATGCTAACGGACAGCTAGTACCAGGCGCTCAACTTCTATGGAATACTAATTGGGCTGATTATCTCCTCAATCGTTCCGCAGAAAGAAGTGAAACTAGTGCTACCGTTTCTGGGGGAACAGACCAAAGTAACTATTTCCTTAGTGTAAACTATCTAAAACAGGAAGGCGCTGTCAAGACCACTAATTTTGAAAGATTTTCAACTAGGTTAAATCTAGAAACTAAGATAAAACCATGGTTAACAGCAGGTTTAAACACTGCCTACATATCTCATAAAAGAAATATTCCAGCCCAATCAGGGACAGCCTATGGTTCCCCTATAAATAGTATATACACTCTGTCTTCGGTTTATCCAGTGCATAAAAGAGATTCTGACGGTAACCTTGTATATGACGACAAAGGCAATCTAAGCTACGACTATGGAGCAGGAAGCCCAAGTGTACTTAACTCCCAAAGACCTTTTAGTAGAAATGTGAACCCTCTTGGGTACCTTTACGACAACACCTATCTTTACAGAGTAAACACCCTTACTTTAAACGGTTTTGTAAAAATAGATTTCTCCAAAGATTTATCATTCCGTTCTAACTACTCTTTGGAACAGAACAATTATAACAACCACAATTATAGAAATAATAGATTTGGAGACTATGCCGCACAGGGAGGGGCAGTAATAGACAGAAGGGATATTGCAAGTACCAAAAACTTTGTAAACTCCCTTAACTATAACAAACAACTAGGAAATCACAATCTAACAGCTGATGCTATTGTAGAAACTTTTGACAGAACATACGACTATATGAGTGCTATGGGAGTAGGTTTATTCTCTGGAATAGAAACACTTAGTGGAGCCACTAGTCCTAGTTCAGTTTCTGGTTACCCTCTTCAACAGAGATTGGTCGGGTTACTTGGAAGAGCGAGCTACAACTACAAAGAAAAATATTTCGTAGAAGGGTCTTTCCGTAGAGATGGTTCTAGTGTATTTAGTAAGGAAACCAGATGGGGTAACTTCTTCTCTGTAGGTGGTGCTTATATCGTAAGTGAAGAAAACTTCCTTAAAGGAAACAAAACCATCAGTTTCTTAAAACTAAAATCATCTTACGGAGAGCTAGGTAACAATGATTTTACAGACGCTGACGGAGTAAAAAATTATTTCCCTTATCTTAGTACTTATCTTAGTGGATACTCTGTAGGTTCTAATATAGGTGTAATATTATCTTCACCTAAAGATGCTTTTCTTACATGGGAAAAAACAGCGTCTTTTAATGCAGGGATAGAATTAGGATTATTCCAAAATAGAGTTAATCTTAATGTAGATTATTATGATAAGCGTTCTGTAGATTTAGTTGGACCTCTTGTAACTGCTGGTTCTACTGGTGCTACCTCTATAACTACAAACATAGGAAAACTAAGAAACTATGGCTGGGAATTTAGCATCAACACAAAAAATGTAAGAACTGCTAACTTTAGATGGGATACCGGCTTAAATTTCTCTTTCGACAGAAATAAAATCCTTGCCCTAAGTGCTGATAACAAACCTCAAACTGTAGCAGCTCTCAAAAGATGGGAAGTTGGTAGATCTCTCTATGACTTCTATATACAAGAGTATGCAGGCGTAAACCCTGACAATGGTAACCCACTATGGTATAAAGATGTAACCGACGCTAACGGAAAGGTAACCAAAGTAACTACAGAAAGTTATTCCGAAGCGACACGCTATTACAATCGTAGTTCTTTACCTTTTGTAATAGGAGGTTTAAACAACTATCTCAAATATAAAAATTTTGATCTAAATGCACTCGTTAATTTCAGCTTCGGTTCTTATATCTATGATGGGGACTATGCTAGACTAATGAGTGGGAAATTTGATGGATATTCTAAGAGTGTAGATTTAGAAAGAAGATGGCAGAAACCAGGTGATGTTACAGATGTTCCTAGATTGAGCTATACCACATTACAAGAAAATCAACAATCTTCTAGATTCTTATTTAAAAATGACTATGTAAGATTAAAAGCTCTAAACATAGGTTATAATTTTAATAAAGAAGACAGCGAAAAAATAGGATTAAAGAGCTTAAGACTATTTTTACAAGCAGATAACTTATTTACGTGGCAAACCCGTAAGAATATAGACCCAGAACAAGCTCTAACTGGTCTTACTAACAACAGAACTTCTAATTTAAAAACCATATCATTCGGACTTAAACTTGAACTTTAA
- a CDS encoding RagB/SusD family nutrient uptake outer membrane protein — protein MKLNKLKTLALASLLLGSVSCQRYLDEPQPTNEISPSLVFASIENAEANLTGITSLLRGDNETYISTTVDATNLGSVYFARTVRGEDFIVPSNWFAGDYSNTNRISIYRRAKFTWEYFYKIIRQCNEFIDGVNKSSNIADTQKKSLIARAKVLRALSYFEVVQDFQLGYKYAKDLPAVPIYSSYSTKAQPLSTTGEVYNFITNDLETALPDLSYSRISKAFVNKQVAYAIAARVYQVKENWQKAAEYAKLAYGGTVSSALNAAEYAEGFKKLDSQEWILGYGQQAGQSITWSQAPHSFTDLSFENDGYSNTYVSKSLYDLFSDTDVRKLFDVNPSVNNHTKYSTYKFTFNKDASACPYIRTSEMILIEAEARYRLGQESQAKDLLFQLQQNRDPKAVKSANTGEELFEEILIERRKELYGEIGVELYDARRLSRTLKRSSWHQVPLSFGVNDTKIIYQYPQQEIDANPFVPSDINKDR, from the coding sequence ATGAAACTAAATAAATTAAAAACTTTAGCTCTAGCTTCTCTACTACTAGGAAGCGTCTCTTGCCAGAGATATTTGGACGAACCTCAACCCACAAACGAAATTAGCCCAAGCCTAGTTTTTGCAAGTATAGAAAACGCAGAAGCTAACCTTACAGGAATCACAAGCCTTCTAAGAGGAGATAACGAAACCTATATCAGTACAACCGTAGATGCTACAAATTTAGGAAGCGTTTATTTCGCAAGAACAGTTAGAGGAGAGGATTTCATCGTTCCCAGCAACTGGTTTGCGGGGGACTATTCTAATACCAATAGAATAAGTATTTACCGTAGAGCTAAATTCACATGGGAATATTTTTACAAAATCATTCGCCAGTGCAATGAGTTTATAGATGGTGTTAATAAAAGTTCTAACATAGCTGATACTCAAAAAAAATCTCTTATTGCTAGAGCAAAAGTACTCCGTGCATTATCTTATTTTGAAGTTGTGCAAGACTTTCAGTTGGGATACAAGTATGCGAAAGACCTCCCTGCGGTTCCTATCTATAGCAGCTATAGTACAAAAGCTCAACCTCTAAGTACTACTGGAGAAGTTTATAATTTCATTACTAACGATTTAGAAACAGCTTTACCAGATCTTTCATATAGTAGAATATCCAAAGCTTTTGTAAACAAACAGGTTGCTTATGCTATCGCCGCTAGAGTGTATCAAGTAAAAGAGAACTGGCAAAAAGCCGCAGAATATGCAAAATTAGCTTATGGAGGAACCGTCAGCTCTGCACTTAATGCTGCAGAATACGCCGAAGGTTTCAAAAAATTAGACTCACAAGAATGGATACTAGGTTATGGGCAACAAGCAGGACAGTCTATCACATGGTCTCAAGCACCGCATTCTTTTACAGATTTATCTTTTGAGAATGATGGTTACAGTAATACCTATGTCAGCAAATCTCTATATGACTTGTTCTCTGATACAGATGTAAGAAAACTATTTGATGTAAATCCTTCTGTAAATAACCATACTAAATATAGTACTTATAAGTTTACTTTCAATAAAGATGCATCAGCGTGTCCTTACATCAGAACTTCAGAAATGATTTTAATAGAAGCCGAAGCAAGATACAGACTAGGACAGGAAAGCCAAGCTAAGGACTTATTATTCCAATTACAACAAAATAGAGACCCTAAAGCCGTAAAATCTGCTAATACAGGAGAAGAACTTTTTGAAGAAATTCTTATAGAAAGAAGAAAAGAACTTTATGGTGAAATAGGTGTAGAGCTCTACGATGCTAGAAGATTATCTCGTACTTTAAAGAGATCTTCATGGCACCAAGTTCCATTATCTTTTGGAGTGAATGACACTAAAATCATTTACCAATATCCTCAGCAAGAGATAGACGCTAACCCTTTCG